A single genomic interval of Rosistilla ulvae harbors:
- a CDS encoding transporter family protein, with the protein MKRLNVTFFMLLAAANVSSAHDEYRSRADKHAPAGLMGDHLHAPGEWMVEYKYMNMYMDGNRAGTQRLSDSEAIDFGATSNPVTNRMASPNNMTHEMHMVHIMRGMTEDITLYAMVMLPSITMDHTRGPMNPAGGGPGSLFTTHNSGFGDTTIGALIGLYTDSNDDVILNLGGSLPTGDIFRTTSIPSGGMMEQPMPYPMRLGSGTFNARPGITWKHYFDFGSFGTQFQTDLPIGRNYRGYSVSDEFRLNNWYSQLITDNFTTSIRVENLWRTNYDGADPMSPDSMISTNVESFRGGYTLNLGLGAAALVRGHLLNVEFVPMLHQDLNGIQLETDWSIVSSWSKSF; encoded by the coding sequence ATGAAGCGATTGAATGTCACGTTCTTTATGCTGCTAGCGGCAGCAAATGTTTCCAGTGCGCACGATGAATATCGGTCGCGAGCCGACAAGCATGCGCCGGCTGGTTTGATGGGAGATCATCTGCACGCTCCCGGCGAGTGGATGGTCGAATACAAGTACATGAACATGTACATGGACGGCAACCGCGCCGGCACCCAGCGATTGAGCGACAGCGAGGCGATCGATTTCGGTGCGACCAGCAACCCCGTCACCAATCGCATGGCATCGCCCAATAACATGACGCACGAGATGCACATGGTGCACATCATGCGTGGAATGACCGAGGATATCACGCTCTACGCGATGGTCATGCTGCCAAGCATTACGATGGACCACACCCGCGGTCCGATGAATCCCGCCGGTGGCGGCCCGGGCAGCCTGTTCACGACGCATAACAGTGGATTTGGCGACACGACGATCGGGGCACTGATCGGTTTGTATACCGACAGCAACGACGACGTGATCTTGAATCTCGGCGGATCGCTGCCGACCGGCGATATCTTCCGGACCACGAGCATTCCTTCGGGCGGAATGATGGAGCAACCGATGCCCTATCCGATGCGTCTCGGTTCGGGAACCTTTAATGCCCGCCCAGGCATCACCTGGAAGCACTACTTCGATTTCGGTTCGTTTGGTACGCAGTTTCAAACCGACCTGCCGATCGGCCGCAACTATCGCGGATATTCGGTCAGCGATGAATTCCGACTGAACAACTGGTACAGCCAGTTGATTACCGATAACTTCACGACCAGCATTCGCGTCGAAAATCTCTGGCGGACCAACTACGACGGCGCCGATCCGATGAGCCCCGACTCGATGATCAGCACCAACGTCGAAAGCTTCCGCGGCGGATATACGCTGAACCTGGGACTCGGTGCGGCGGCATTGGTCCGCGGCCATCTGTTGAATGTCGAATTTGTGCCGATGCTGCACCAAGACCTGAACGGCATCCAACTGGAAACCGATTGGTCGATCGTCAGCAGTTGGTCGAAGAGCTTTTAG